The following are encoded in a window of Hemicordylus capensis ecotype Gifberg chromosome 12, rHemCap1.1.pri, whole genome shotgun sequence genomic DNA:
- the SARM1 gene encoding NAD(+) hydrolase SARM1 translates to MVLPLLVSASKLCRLAMGSSLEAAAGPGPGSPWGGWWAEGSSPEAASPTTAGLSRDIREALHRALPDLHQAISATKQAVGPRDLQCGMAAILALVEEAWVMPAVGREVAKGLCDGIRLEGGLDLLLSLLQSADLETKCQAGRLLEQILVAENRDRVARVGLGVVLSLSKERDHPSLARSTSGILEHMFKHSEETCFQLIAHGGLDTLLYWCRGSDPAVLRHCATALANCAIYGGPANQRLMVEKKAAEWLFPLAFAKGDPLVQFHACLAIVVLATNKEVEKEVELSGTLALVEPFIATLDPGHFARTLLGSSDNSQGRAADDLQRLVPLLDSSRLEAQCMAAFYLCVEADIKALQKKTKIFDEIGAIQSLKRIVCYSANGTTSALAKRALRAMGAEVPRRLLPTVPNWKPPEVQEWLQQIGFVQSCPKFLEHQVDGDLLLRLTEEELRVDLGMASSLTRKRFSRELTELKTHANYSTCDHSNLADWLGHVDPKFRQYTYPLVTCGIDRNFLHRVTEQQLQEDCQVEVGFHRVRILSAAREMLHSPLPCSSGKSSSEGTDVFISYRRSTGSQLASLLKVHLQLHGFSVFLDVEKLEAGKFEDKLIQSVTSARNFVLVLSPHALDKCMGDAECKDWVHKEIATALSCGKNIIPVTDHFEWPDPEQLPKDMSAVLKFNGIKWSHEYQEATVEKIIRFLQGRSSRDSSAGSENSLECGLPLGQA, encoded by the exons ATGGTCCTGCCCCTGCTGGTTTCCGCCTCCAAGCTGTGCCGCTTGGCCATGGGCAGCAGCCTGGAAGCAGCCGCCGGGCCTGGCCCGGGCAGCCCGTGGGGGGGCTGGTGGGCAGAGGGTTCCTCCCCGGAGGCGGCCTCCCCCACCACCGCGGGCCTGAGCAGGGACATCCGGGAGGCCCTCCACCGGGCCCTGCCCGACCTCCACCAGGCCATCTCGGCCACCAAGCAGGCGGTGGGGCCCAGAGACCTCCAGTGCGGCATGGCGGCCATCCTGGCCCTGGTGGAAGAAGCCTGGGTGATGCCGGCCGTGGGCCGGGAGGTGGCCAAGGGCCTGTGCGACGGCATCCGCCTGGAGGGGGGCCTGGAcctgctgctctccctgctccAGTCCGCCGATTTGGAGACCAAGTGCCAGGCGGGCCGGCTGCTGGAGCAGATCCTGGTGGCCGAGAACAG GGACCGCGTCGCccgggtggggctgggggtggtccTGAGCCTCTCCAAGGAGCGGGACCACCCTTCGCTGGCCCGCAGCACCTCGGGCATCCTGGAGCACATGTTCAAGCACTCGGAGGAGACCTGCTTCCAGCTGATCGCCCACGGGGGCCTCGACACCCTCCTCTACTGGTGCCGCGGGAGCGACCCGGCGGTCCTGCGCCACTGCGCCACCGCCCTGGCCAACTGCGCCATCTACGGCGGGCCGGCCAACCAGCGGCTGATGGTGGAGAAGAAGGCGGCCGAGTGGCTCTTCCCGCTGGCCTTCGCCAAGGGCGACCCCCTGGTCCAGTTCCACGCCTGCCTGGCCATCGTGGTGCTGGCCACCAAcaaggaggtggagaaggaggtgGAGCTCTCGGGCACGCTGGCCCTGGTGGAGCCCTTCATCGCCACCCTCGACCCCGGGCACTTCGCCCGCACCCTGCTGGGCAGCAGCGACAACAGCCAGGGCCGGGCGGCCGACGACCTGCAGCGCCTGGTGcccctgctggacagctcccgCCTGGAAGCCCAGTGCATGGCCGCCTTCTACCTGTGCGTGGAGGCGGACATCAAGGCCCTGCAGAAGAAGACCAAG ATTTTCGACGAGATCGGGGCCATCCAGAGCCTCAAGAGGATCGTCTGCTACTCCGCCAACGGCACCACCTCCGCCCTGGCCAAGAGGGCCCTGCGGGCGATGGGGGCGGAGGTGCCCCGCCGCCTGCTGCCCACCGTGCCCAACTGGAAGCCTCCGGAGGTGCAGGAGTGGCTCCAGCAGATCGGCTTCGTCCAGTCCTGCCCCAAGTTCCTG GAGCACCAGGTGGACGGAGACCTGCTGCTGAGGCTGACCGAGGAGGAGTTGCGGGTGGACCTGGGCATGGCCTCCAGCCTCACCCGCAAGAG GTTCTCCCGCGAGCTGACCGAGCTGAAGACCCACGCCAACTACTCCACCTGCGACCACAGCAACCTGGCCGACTGGCTGGGCCACGTGGACCCCAAGTTCCGCCAGTACACCTACCCGCTGGTGACCTGCGGCATCGACCGGAACTTCCTGCACCGGGTCacggagcagcagctgcaggaggactGCCAGGTGGAGGTGGGCTTCCACCGCGTCCGGATCCTCTCGGCCGCACGCG AGATGCTCCACTCCCCGCTCCCGTGCAGCAGCGGCAAGTCCAGCTCCGAAGGGACAGATGTTTTCATTAGCTACCGAAGAAGCACCGGATCCCAGCTAGCCAG CCTCCTGAAGGTCCACCTCCAGCTTCACGGCTTCAGCGTCTTCCTCGACGTGGAGAAACTGGAGGCCGGGAAGTTTGAGGACAAGCTGATCCAGAGCGTGACGAGCGCCCGCAACTTTGTGCTGGTCCTTTCGCCCCACGCCTTGGATAAATGCATGGGGGACGCCGAGTGCAAGGACTGGGTCCACAAG GAAATTGCCACCGCCCTCAGCTGCGGGAAGAACATCATCCCCGTCACGGACCACTTTGAGTGGCCCGACCCGGAGCAGCTCCCCAAGGATATGAGCGCCGTCCTGAAATTCAACGGCATCAA GTGGTCCCACGAGTACCAAGAGGCCACCGTGGAGAAGATCATCCGCTTCCTGCAAGGACGCTCCTCCCGGGATTCCTCTGCCGGCTCAGAGAACAGCCTGGAGTGTGGGCTCCCTCTGGGGCAGGCCTGA